One window of Dyadobacter sandarakinus genomic DNA carries:
- a CDS encoding ABC transporter permease, which produces MNRLHFNIALRTFLKGKWYNLLNILGLALGLATFTFVSLYVAHETSYDQWNPNIDRVFLVERELPNGPSPYTPGNLAAAIKGTCPEVEETGRMNTALFQLPFFTRSGRFLIKKWVGADYSMARILGIQAVGFELKPGPDHAVPMVLLSRRTAGVLFPGDSSVSGKTVNIMSRSGMPMTIAGVAEDAPGNTNLQFDCIGFSQDLTQGKDQSYANQIYQTYLLVKPGTNMELLSRKIDRIYKEAALADTSLVARQALAMAGKPAIYLDPLKNLHLKPHYSSPVNDRIVKGLAILAIIILVVTGVNFTNLYVSQAAKRSKEVGIKKVSGMNKSQIIFQFLAEIFFQCMIALAASLAIVTAALPYFNRLLGVKLLLSGISMEITMQILAALITLTLLAGLYPALVMAGFRPAEVLRGNQSGKGSFSWSSGIIPVFQFTFAIGFVITLIIINQQIRYMKTENPGFEAGQVLYVDNMGIYNHPDQFEAVGSRIRAIPGVKNVTVASSVPGGILPPSYEYLVQSKAYTMQTIAVGYNYFETLNIGLKEGAVFSSTFHRDSASAVINQAAAKALGLASPVGTVIRGRAGSYTITGVVNDVKTAGFEAQVQPAIYLLHDPFGLPKTQIMIRAESSAMRPVLAALSRDWSSINKLDPDNFNYHFLDELYGKLFLRQEQLQSVLTCFSALAVFIASLGFFASAAQAIHLRMKEVAIRKVFGARSGQLMITLGKPFFYVMLTANALAWPAAFLAATQWLETFAYRIDLTFAPFLIATALSIVIVAVTVGLQMIRAVRFNPAMKLKV; this is translated from the coding sequence ATGAACAGGCTCCACTTCAACATTGCACTGCGCACTTTCCTCAAAGGCAAATGGTATAATCTGCTGAATATCCTGGGACTGGCGCTGGGGTTGGCGACATTCACTTTTGTGTCCTTATATGTTGCCCATGAAACCAGCTACGACCAGTGGAACCCAAATATAGATCGTGTTTTCCTGGTGGAGCGCGAGCTGCCCAATGGTCCTTCCCCTTACACGCCCGGTAACCTGGCAGCGGCCATCAAGGGTACTTGCCCTGAGGTGGAGGAAACAGGCCGCATGAACACAGCCCTGTTTCAACTGCCGTTTTTTACACGATCAGGAAGGTTTTTGATCAAAAAGTGGGTAGGTGCTGATTATTCCATGGCCAGAATCCTGGGCATCCAAGCCGTGGGATTTGAGCTGAAACCCGGCCCGGACCATGCTGTTCCTATGGTTTTGCTTTCCAGGCGCACAGCCGGCGTCCTGTTTCCGGGCGACAGCTCCGTATCGGGTAAAACGGTGAATATAATGTCGCGCAGCGGGATGCCCATGACCATCGCCGGTGTAGCCGAAGATGCTCCCGGCAATACCAATCTGCAATTCGATTGCATCGGGTTCAGCCAGGACCTCACGCAGGGCAAAGACCAGAGCTATGCCAACCAGATCTACCAGACGTACCTGCTCGTCAAACCCGGCACCAACATGGAGCTGCTCTCCAGAAAGATCGACAGAATATACAAGGAGGCGGCATTGGCGGACACCAGCCTGGTCGCCAGGCAAGCCCTGGCGATGGCCGGCAAGCCCGCTATTTACCTGGATCCCCTGAAAAACCTGCACCTCAAACCCCACTACTCTTCCCCTGTGAATGACCGGATCGTGAAAGGACTTGCCATCCTGGCAATTATCATATTGGTGGTCACCGGGGTGAATTTTACAAACCTGTATGTTTCCCAGGCTGCCAAACGGTCAAAAGAGGTAGGTATCAAGAAAGTCAGCGGCATGAACAAAAGCCAGATCATTTTCCAGTTTCTGGCGGAGATCTTTTTCCAATGCATGATCGCTCTGGCGGCCTCTTTGGCGATTGTGACTGCCGCCTTGCCGTACTTCAACCGGTTACTGGGTGTAAAACTGCTCCTTTCCGGTATCAGTATGGAAATTACCATGCAGATTCTTGCAGCACTGATCACACTCACCTTGCTGGCGGGACTTTATCCAGCCCTGGTGATGGCAGGGTTCAGGCCGGCCGAAGTTTTACGGGGCAACCAGTCCGGGAAAGGATCGTTTTCATGGTCAAGCGGTATCATCCCTGTGTTTCAGTTCACCTTTGCCATCGGCTTTGTCATTACCCTGATCATCATCAACCAGCAGATCCGCTACATGAAAACCGAAAACCCGGGCTTTGAAGCAGGGCAGGTCCTGTATGTAGACAACATGGGCATTTACAATCATCCTGACCAGTTTGAGGCGGTCGGCTCGCGGATCCGGGCGATTCCAGGTGTAAAAAACGTGACGGTTGCTTCCAGTGTACCGGGTGGAATCCTGCCTCCGTCTTATGAATATCTGGTTCAAAGCAAGGCTTATACCATGCAGACGATAGCGGTAGGATACAACTATTTTGAAACACTAAATATCGGCTTGAAGGAAGGGGCCGTCTTCTCCTCAACATTCCATAGGGATTCTGCCAGCGCGGTCATTAACCAGGCAGCTGCCAAAGCATTGGGGCTTGCAAGTCCGGTTGGAACGGTGATCAGAGGACGGGCGGGCAGCTATACCATTACCGGAGTGGTAAACGATGTAAAAACAGCTGGATTTGAAGCCCAGGTTCAGCCTGCCATTTACCTGCTGCACGATCCTTTCGGCTTACCCAAAACCCAGATCATGATCCGCGCAGAAAGCAGCGCCATGCGGCCGGTACTGGCTGCTTTGAGCCGTGATTGGAGCAGTATCAACAAACTTGACCCGGACAATTTCAACTACCATTTTCTGGACGAGCTGTATGGAAAGCTTTTTCTCCGGCAGGAACAACTGCAGTCGGTCCTCACCTGCTTTTCAGCCTTGGCCGTTTTCATTGCGTCACTGGGCTTTTTCGCTTCGGCAGCTCAGGCAATCCATTTGCGGATGAAAGAGGTGGCGATCAGGAAAGTGTTTGGGGCCAGGAGCGGGCAGCTGATGATCACCTTGGGAAAACCCTTTTTTTATGTCATGCTGACCGCCAATGCACTGGCGTGGCCTGCTGCATTCCTGGCGGCTACCCAATGGCTCGAAACCTTCGCTTACAGGATTGATCTTACGTTTGCTCCTTTTTTAATTGCGACAGCCCTTTCCATTGTGATTGTTGCAGTTACGGTTGGTCTGCAAATGATCCGGGCTGTGCGATTTAACCCGGCCATGAAGCTGAAAGTATGA
- a CDS encoding PVC-type heme-binding CxxCH protein — translation MKPNAHYTLLAIVFLFVTTVKKSSGQAANPGFNPKKGDRIILLGNTFADRMRHYGYFELMLQKNFPGRQLTMRNMGWSADEVGLQPRPLNFPGFGEKTKRLTSGQNEVKFQGFTHEGEPIVMPVAMNFDGLNQDLHDQQADIIFLCFGMNEAFKGPAGLPQFEKDLQIFIENLQRNQYNNRSAPVLVLVSPIAHEESGGHFPDPATHNKDLALYTRAMQKAASGKGLYFIDLFTPSLTRMRQKGREKLTINGIHLTDAGYRQAAGWMAQSLGFGRMPDLNTDSNKKLAAVIRMKDDHFFYHWRAVNGEYIYGRRREPFGVIAFPPELRKLNQMTVSLDSVIWKMGATDQVAAYQQALEIVDRRGKPVDPMLIPAVPMTGRQEEAAKAAAHAHHEKTWPATTEKFKLPEGYAINLFASEKDFPIEKPVAVNFDARGRLWVATMPTYPQYFPGIPVHDKIVILEDTDADGKADKHTVFADDLYLPLGFEFGNGGVYVSQEPDILFLKDTDGDGKADLREVILTGFGSEDSHHATHAFTFGQDGALYFNEGTFLNTQVETPYGPIRSYAGATYRYEPRTARLTHYISYPYYNPWGSVFDKWGTHLIGDASDGSNYFAPPMTGNITYPDKHPRIEMFTETRVRPTAGIEIISSRQFPDEVQGNFLVNNNIGFQGTKQHRIIPRGSGIGSKEVEAILQSEDPNFRPIDIKFGPDGGLYIVDWYNPLISHGENPPRDPARDKSHGRVWRITYNGKPAMKVIDLSQQTIPQLLDHLKAYEDRFRYRCRAQIREKQASEVLPELKKWVAALDKTDPQYEHNLLEGLWIFQDFDVVEPDILKTLLHAKEPQARAAATKLLRYWRDRIPASLDLMRERLNDESARVRIEAMVGLSHHNSEQAVSAAADIFNYPRDYYMDYAMHETFRFLKPIWLAGMKNGKSFGKNPEQSHRYLLKLASIQELASLPPNAEVLTAILSRPGTDVTKKMEVADQLARIRNTGKVKVLLDVIHEEENSPTSGQPSSAQQELVRLLLASGQSDLRQHQAEFTQWIETDTSRVMQAVGFAAAISAGQGEQDLQKYVPEKREAYLTGISMLTNTDLKASFYKNVQRMAPETPAAAYPLLMKMTLENEAKTQSAKALVASLKNVPEAVQQSQAFANAISVMKTMVNAVPENDRKDVLLMLESMGTIELKLVAIQAKMAFDKKELTAPAGKMVSLVFDNPDLMPHNVVIVRPGTAEKVGEAADGMGSLKDGFERNFVPVSPDALFATPLVNSGKNFRLEFRAPAQPGDYPFICSFPGHWRVMQGILKITGPEAR, via the coding sequence ATGAAGCCCAATGCCCATTATACCTTGCTGGCCATCGTTTTTTTGTTTGTTACAACGGTAAAAAAATCCAGCGGACAAGCAGCGAACCCGGGCTTTAACCCTAAGAAGGGTGATCGCATCATTTTGCTCGGCAATACCTTTGCCGACCGGATGCGCCACTACGGCTATTTTGAATTGATGCTTCAGAAAAACTTTCCCGGCAGGCAGCTTACCATGCGTAATATGGGATGGAGCGCCGATGAAGTGGGACTGCAGCCGCGGCCGCTGAACTTTCCCGGATTTGGAGAAAAAACCAAAAGACTCACCAGCGGGCAGAATGAAGTAAAATTCCAGGGATTTACGCACGAGGGGGAGCCGATCGTCATGCCTGTTGCAATGAATTTTGACGGCCTCAACCAGGATCTTCACGATCAGCAGGCAGACATCATTTTCCTGTGTTTTGGCATGAACGAAGCATTCAAGGGGCCAGCCGGTTTGCCGCAATTTGAAAAAGACCTTCAGATATTTATTGAAAACCTGCAAAGGAATCAATACAACAATCGCTCAGCGCCGGTGCTGGTGCTCGTATCCCCTATCGCTCATGAAGAATCGGGCGGACATTTTCCTGATCCTGCCACTCACAATAAGGACCTTGCCCTGTATACCCGGGCGATGCAAAAAGCAGCTTCCGGAAAAGGACTTTACTTCATCGACCTTTTTACGCCCTCACTGACAAGAATGAGGCAGAAAGGCCGGGAAAAACTCACGATCAACGGTATTCACCTCACCGATGCCGGTTACCGGCAGGCTGCCGGCTGGATGGCGCAATCGCTGGGCTTCGGAAGAATGCCTGACCTGAATACGGATAGCAACAAAAAGCTGGCAGCTGTCATCCGGATGAAGGATGATCATTTTTTTTACCACTGGCGTGCTGTAAATGGTGAATATATCTACGGTCGCAGACGGGAGCCTTTCGGCGTGATTGCATTCCCGCCGGAGCTCCGAAAGCTCAACCAGATGACCGTCTCCCTCGATTCGGTAATCTGGAAAATGGGCGCAACCGATCAGGTTGCCGCTTACCAGCAAGCCCTTGAAATTGTGGACCGCCGCGGAAAGCCCGTCGACCCGATGCTGATACCCGCTGTGCCGATGACGGGCCGCCAGGAGGAAGCCGCCAAAGCTGCTGCGCACGCACATCACGAAAAAACATGGCCCGCAACCACCGAAAAGTTTAAACTGCCCGAAGGTTATGCAATCAATCTGTTTGCCTCGGAGAAGGATTTTCCGATTGAAAAACCCGTTGCCGTGAACTTCGATGCGCGCGGGAGGCTGTGGGTAGCGACCATGCCGACTTACCCGCAATATTTCCCGGGCATCCCGGTCCACGACAAAATTGTAATCCTGGAAGACACCGACGCGGACGGAAAGGCCGACAAGCACACCGTTTTTGCAGACGATCTCTACCTGCCGCTGGGCTTTGAATTCGGGAATGGCGGTGTGTATGTTTCGCAAGAGCCGGATATCCTGTTTTTGAAAGATACCGATGGAGATGGCAAGGCCGACCTGCGCGAAGTGATCTTGACAGGGTTTGGCTCCGAGGACAGCCACCATGCAACACATGCATTCACATTCGGGCAGGATGGTGCATTGTATTTTAATGAAGGAACATTCCTGAACACACAGGTGGAAACGCCTTATGGGCCGATACGTTCCTATGCGGGTGCCACCTACCGCTACGAGCCACGCACCGCCAGGCTGACGCATTACATTTCTTATCCCTACTACAATCCCTGGGGAAGCGTTTTTGATAAATGGGGTACGCACCTGATCGGCGATGCGTCCGATGGTTCCAACTATTTTGCGCCGCCCATGACCGGCAATATCACCTACCCCGACAAGCATCCACGCATAGAAATGTTCACGGAAACACGCGTGCGTCCCACTGCCGGCATTGAGATTATTTCGAGCAGGCAATTTCCCGACGAAGTGCAGGGCAACTTTCTGGTCAACAACAACATCGGCTTTCAGGGCACAAAGCAGCACCGGATCATTCCGCGGGGCTCGGGCATCGGCAGCAAGGAAGTGGAGGCAATCCTGCAATCAGAAGATCCCAACTTCCGTCCGATCGACATCAAATTCGGTCCGGATGGCGGCCTGTATATTGTAGACTGGTACAATCCGCTCATCTCCCACGGCGAAAACCCGCCCCGCGATCCCGCCCGGGACAAGTCGCACGGGCGCGTCTGGCGGATTACCTATAATGGAAAACCTGCGATGAAGGTGATTGACCTATCCCAGCAAACAATCCCGCAGCTGCTCGATCATCTCAAAGCCTATGAAGACCGGTTCAGGTACCGCTGCCGCGCCCAGATCCGCGAGAAGCAGGCTTCGGAAGTTTTGCCGGAGCTGAAAAAGTGGGTTGCGGCACTGGACAAAACGGACCCGCAGTATGAGCACAACCTGCTGGAAGGATTGTGGATTTTTCAGGATTTCGATGTGGTTGAGCCCGATATCCTGAAAACATTGCTCCATGCAAAAGAGCCTCAGGCACGTGCCGCTGCCACCAAATTGCTGCGCTACTGGCGCGACCGCATTCCTGCATCGCTGGACCTGATGCGAGAGAGGCTGAATGACGAATCGGCACGTGTCCGAATCGAAGCAATGGTTGGGTTAAGTCACCATAATTCCGAGCAGGCGGTGAGCGCAGCAGCGGATATTTTCAACTATCCGCGCGACTATTACATGGACTATGCAATGCACGAAACGTTCCGGTTTCTGAAACCCATCTGGCTGGCGGGTATGAAAAATGGGAAAAGCTTTGGCAAAAACCCGGAACAGTCGCACCGGTACCTGCTGAAACTTGCCAGCATTCAGGAACTGGCATCGCTGCCCCCGAACGCCGAAGTACTCACAGCCATCCTCAGCAGGCCCGGAACGGACGTTACAAAAAAAATGGAAGTCGCAGACCAGCTGGCCCGAATCCGGAACACCGGAAAAGTGAAGGTGTTGCTGGATGTTATTCACGAAGAAGAAAATAGCCCGACATCCGGCCAGCCGAGCAGTGCACAGCAAGAGCTTGTCAGGCTTTTGCTTGCTTCCGGGCAATCCGATTTAAGGCAGCATCAGGCCGAATTTACACAATGGATTGAGACGGATACCAGTCGGGTGATGCAGGCCGTAGGCTTTGCGGCAGCTATTTCGGCGGGACAAGGTGAGCAGGATTTGCAGAAATACGTGCCGGAAAAGCGCGAAGCTTACCTTACTGGAATCTCTATGCTGACAAACACGGATCTTAAAGCTTCGTTTTACAAAAATGTACAGAGAATGGCTCCGGAAACGCCGGCGGCAGCCTATCCTTTACTTATGAAAATGACCCTCGAAAATGAAGCTAAAACGCAGTCGGCGAAAGCGCTGGTGGCATCATTGAAAAACGTACCGGAGGCCGTACAGCAGTCGCAGGCATTTGCAAATGCCATTTCCGTCATGAAAACAATGGTGAACGCAGTGCCGGAGAATGACAGGAAAGATGTGCTGCTCATGCTTGAAAGTATGGGAACCATCGAGCTGAAACTAGTGGCAATCCAGGCAAAAATGGCTTTTGACAAAAAGGAGCTCACGGCGCCCGCAGGCAAGATGGTATCGCTGGTGTTTGACAACCCTGACCTGATGCCGCACAATGTGGTGATTGTACGGCCGGGTACGGCTGAAAAAGTAGGCGAAGCAGCCGACGGAATGGGTAGTTTGAAAGACGGATTTGAAAGAAATTTTGTACCGGTTTCACCGGATGCACTGTTTGCAACACCGCTGGTCAACTCCGGGAAAAACTTCCGGCTTGAATTCAGGGCTCCTGCCCAGCCGGGTGACTATCCCTTTATTTGCTCGTTTCCAGGTCACTGGCGGGTGATGCAGGGAATTTTGAAGATTACCGGGCCCGAAGCACGCTGA